Proteins encoded by one window of Brienomyrus brachyistius isolate T26 chromosome 1, BBRACH_0.4, whole genome shotgun sequence:
- the st6gal2a gene encoding beta-galactoside alpha-2,6-sialyltransferase 2 isoform X1, with protein sequence MKPRFARRPSLLVSPTAEAAMRSSMKHWKQLVLLGMLAWAFFFLALFAYFLDSHGMAAVFHMEPRRLGPQQGRSRAIMGSRPLSEPGPGEAKSPEVTDGGAYPELQTRESLLAINDYSEDFGAQDQSQEEEENPRRDIQQNSRNFKRWRPERHLEDYYFSKSRTVLQGLWKGSISARMLSPRLQSAMREYVLANKHHVAYRGRQHAELRGNELLCELKKRVQVRALDGSEKPFSQLGWDKLVPLRPLEQMFGSKFRTCAVVTSAGAILNSALGEEIDSHDAVLRFNAAPTDGYEDDVGNKTSIRIINSQILATPKHQFDTSALYKDVALVAWDPAPYAVDLLKWYRNPDYNLFRPYMERRKEKPEQPFYILHPKFIWQMWDLIQANMQESIQPNPPSSGFIGIFLMMALCEKVHVYEYIPSMRQTDLCHYYEQYYDSACTLGAYHPLLYEKVLVARLNVGSVLDLQRKGRITLAGFSTVTCDP encoded by the exons ATGAAACCGCGTTTTGCTCGCAG GCCTAGCCTCCTCGTCTCTCCCACCGCTGAGGCGGCCATGAGGTCCAGCATGAAGCACTGGAAGCAGCTGGTTCTGCTGGGAATGCTGGCATGGGCCTTCTTCTTCCTGGCACTCTTTGCCTACTTCTTGGACTCGCACGGCATGGCCGCCGTCTTCCACATGGAGCCACGGCGCCTGGGCCCCCAGCAGGGCCGCTCCCGTGCCATCATGGGCTCACGGCCCCTGTCTGAGCCCGGTCCTGGCGAGGCGAAGAGTCCGGAGGTGACCGACGGGGGGGCCTACCCGGAGCTCCAGACCCGGGAGTCGCTGCTTGCCATCAACGACTACTCTGAGGACTTCGGGGCCCAGGATCAGagccaggaggaggaggaaaatcCTCGGAGGGATATACAGCAGAACTCGCGGAACTTCAAACGCTGGCGTCCGGAGAGACACCTGGAGGATTACTACTTCTCAAAGTCCAGGACGGTGCTGCAAGGGCTTTGGAAGGGGTCCATTTCGGCTCGGATGCTGAGCCCCCGGCTGCAGAGTGCTATGAGGGAGTACGTGTTGGCTAACAAGCACCACGTGGCCTACAGGGGGCGCCAGCACGCTGAGCTCAGGGGCAACGAGCTGCTGTGTGAGCTGAAGAAACGGGTACAGGTCCGGGCCTTGGACGGGAGCGAGAAGCCTTTCTCCCAGCTGGGCTGGGACAAGCTGGTTCCTTTGCGACCCCTGGAGCAGATGTTCGGCTCGAAGTTTCGTACGTGCGCGGTGGTGACCTCTGCTGGGGCCATCCTGAACTCCGCCCTAGGAGAAGAGATCG ATTCCCATGATGCTGTGCTGCGCTTCAACGCGGCCCCTACGGACGGCTACGAGGACGACGTCGGGAACAAGACCAGCATTCGCATCATTAACTCTCAG ATCCTGGCCACCCCAAAGCACCAGTTTGACACAAGTGCCTTGTACAAGGATGTGGCCTTGGTGGCCTGGGATCCGGCGCCGTACGCGGTGGACCTCCTGAAG TGGTACCGGAACCCTGACTACAACCTGTTCAGGCCCTACATGGAGCGCCGTAAGGAGAAACCCGAGCAGCCCTTCTACATCCTCCACCCCAAGTTCATCTGGCAGATGTGGGACCTCATACAGGCCAACATGCAGGAGAGCATCCAGCCCAATCCACCATCCTCAGGCTTCATCG ggaTCTTCCTGATGATGGCGCTGTGCGAGAAGGTGCACGTGTACGAGTACATCCCCTCCATGCGACAGACCGACCTGTGCCACTACTACGAGCAGTACTACGATTCGGCGTGCACGCTGGGCGCCTACCATCCGCTGCTCTACGAGAAGGTGCTTGTGGCGCGGCTCAACGTCGGCAGCGTGCTCGATCTGCAGCGCAAAGGCAGGATCACGCTGGCCGGATTCAGCACCGTGACCTGTGACCCCTGA
- the st6gal2a gene encoding beta-galactoside alpha-2,6-sialyltransferase 2 isoform X2, whose translation MRSSMKHWKQLVLLGMLAWAFFFLALFAYFLDSHGMAAVFHMEPRRLGPQQGRSRAIMGSRPLSEPGPGEAKSPEVTDGGAYPELQTRESLLAINDYSEDFGAQDQSQEEEENPRRDIQQNSRNFKRWRPERHLEDYYFSKSRTVLQGLWKGSISARMLSPRLQSAMREYVLANKHHVAYRGRQHAELRGNELLCELKKRVQVRALDGSEKPFSQLGWDKLVPLRPLEQMFGSKFRTCAVVTSAGAILNSALGEEIDSHDAVLRFNAAPTDGYEDDVGNKTSIRIINSQILATPKHQFDTSALYKDVALVAWDPAPYAVDLLKWYRNPDYNLFRPYMERRKEKPEQPFYILHPKFIWQMWDLIQANMQESIQPNPPSSGFIGIFLMMALCEKVHVYEYIPSMRQTDLCHYYEQYYDSACTLGAYHPLLYEKVLVARLNVGSVLDLQRKGRITLAGFSTVTCDP comes from the exons ATGAGGTCCAGCATGAAGCACTGGAAGCAGCTGGTTCTGCTGGGAATGCTGGCATGGGCCTTCTTCTTCCTGGCACTCTTTGCCTACTTCTTGGACTCGCACGGCATGGCCGCCGTCTTCCACATGGAGCCACGGCGCCTGGGCCCCCAGCAGGGCCGCTCCCGTGCCATCATGGGCTCACGGCCCCTGTCTGAGCCCGGTCCTGGCGAGGCGAAGAGTCCGGAGGTGACCGACGGGGGGGCCTACCCGGAGCTCCAGACCCGGGAGTCGCTGCTTGCCATCAACGACTACTCTGAGGACTTCGGGGCCCAGGATCAGagccaggaggaggaggaaaatcCTCGGAGGGATATACAGCAGAACTCGCGGAACTTCAAACGCTGGCGTCCGGAGAGACACCTGGAGGATTACTACTTCTCAAAGTCCAGGACGGTGCTGCAAGGGCTTTGGAAGGGGTCCATTTCGGCTCGGATGCTGAGCCCCCGGCTGCAGAGTGCTATGAGGGAGTACGTGTTGGCTAACAAGCACCACGTGGCCTACAGGGGGCGCCAGCACGCTGAGCTCAGGGGCAACGAGCTGCTGTGTGAGCTGAAGAAACGGGTACAGGTCCGGGCCTTGGACGGGAGCGAGAAGCCTTTCTCCCAGCTGGGCTGGGACAAGCTGGTTCCTTTGCGACCCCTGGAGCAGATGTTCGGCTCGAAGTTTCGTACGTGCGCGGTGGTGACCTCTGCTGGGGCCATCCTGAACTCCGCCCTAGGAGAAGAGATCG ATTCCCATGATGCTGTGCTGCGCTTCAACGCGGCCCCTACGGACGGCTACGAGGACGACGTCGGGAACAAGACCAGCATTCGCATCATTAACTCTCAG ATCCTGGCCACCCCAAAGCACCAGTTTGACACAAGTGCCTTGTACAAGGATGTGGCCTTGGTGGCCTGGGATCCGGCGCCGTACGCGGTGGACCTCCTGAAG TGGTACCGGAACCCTGACTACAACCTGTTCAGGCCCTACATGGAGCGCCGTAAGGAGAAACCCGAGCAGCCCTTCTACATCCTCCACCCCAAGTTCATCTGGCAGATGTGGGACCTCATACAGGCCAACATGCAGGAGAGCATCCAGCCCAATCCACCATCCTCAGGCTTCATCG ggaTCTTCCTGATGATGGCGCTGTGCGAGAAGGTGCACGTGTACGAGTACATCCCCTCCATGCGACAGACCGACCTGTGCCACTACTACGAGCAGTACTACGATTCGGCGTGCACGCTGGGCGCCTACCATCCGCTGCTCTACGAGAAGGTGCTTGTGGCGCGGCTCAACGTCGGCAGCGTGCTCGATCTGCAGCGCAAAGGCAGGATCACGCTGGCCGGATTCAGCACCGTGACCTGTGACCCCTGA